The following DNA comes from Microbacterium wangchenii.
GCCGCCGTCACGCTGGCCGCCCAGGAGCACCCCGACATCGTGGTGCTGGACCTCGGGATGCCGCGGCTGGACGGCGTGCGCGTCATCCAGGCCCTGCGCGGGTGGAGCGAGGCGCCCATCCTCGTCGTGTCGGGCCGCACCGGCTCGGCCGACAAGGTGGAGGCCCTCGACGCGGGCGCCGACGACTACGTCACCAAGCCGTTCCAGATCGATGAGCTGCTCGCGCGACTGCGCGCGCTCTCGCGGCGGACGGCCGCCGCATCCGCCGAACCCATCGTGCGGTTCGGCGACGTCGTCGTCGACCTCGCCGCCCGCGCCGTCACGCGAGCAGGTTCCCCCGTGCACTTGACCCCGACCGAGTGGCGGATGCTGGAGTTCCTCGCCCGCCACCCCGGCACGCTCGTGACGCGCCAGACGCTGCTGAAGGAACTGTGGGGCAGTGAGCAGGTGTCCGACTCCGGCTACCTGCGGCTGTACGTGTCGCAGCTGCGGAAGAAGCTGGAAGCCGATCCGGCCCAGCCGCAGCATCTCCTCACCGAACAGGGGATGGGCTACCGGCTCGTCGCGGACTGATCCGGGAGTGCCGAGCCGATCGGCCGCCGGCGGGCGTCAGGGCGATGCACCGAATCCCTGATTCCGTCTAGATTCGATCGATGATCCTCCGCCGTCCAGCGCCGCCTCGCCTCGCGCCCGGGCTCCGATCGCGGTGGTCCGTCGCCGCGTACGGCGCCGTCCCGTTCGCCGTCGCCCTTCTCGCGGTCTGGTGGGGCATCCGTGCCCTCCCGTCCGGATCGGTCGACCTCGTCCTCCCCGGTCGCCCCGCGCGCGCGGTGGATCTGGGGCCCGTGCCGGCGGAGGCCTATGTCGCCACAGCGGCCCTCCTGGCCTTCGCGGCGGTCGTGTGGGTGGTCGGGGCCGTCGCGTGGGACGCGGTGCCGGCGTGGTGGGTCGCCGGGATCCCGATCGTGCTCACCTTCGCGTGGACGGCGACGCTGCTGGGATGGATCATCGCGCAGGGCACGGACGACGGCGGTCGCGTCGTCCTCGCCCTCGTGGTCACGGCGATGTTCACGCTCTTGGCCGCGGTGGTGGGCACGCTCTCGTGGCGAACGATCCAGGGACGCGTCTGACCCCGACGGCGTCAGGGCCCGGCGGGGTGCCGGCTCTCAGGCCAGGAACTCCCGCGCGGCCACGACGAGGTTCTCCACGCCGCGGCTCAGGGTGGGCTGGAGCACCGGCGCGTAGAACGGCGAGTGGTTCGTCGGGATGTCGCGCTCGAGGGTCCCGGCGGCGGCGGCCTCGGCGTACGCCAGCGGGTCGACCCCGCCCCAGAACCAGAACACCAGGGGCGCGCCGGCGTCCCGCGCGAACCACGAGACGTCCTCGCTGCCGGTGAACATGCCCGGATCCACGACGCTGCCCTCGCCGAAATGGCGCTCGAAGGCGGACGTGACGCGCGCCGTGGCCTCGTCGTCGTTGATCGTGGGCGGCAGCGTGTGGTCGGTCGAGATGGTGGGGGTCTGCTCCGCCCCGGATGCCATCGCCTCGGCCCGCACGATCCGCTCCACCTTCTCCAGCACGCGGTCGCGGGCGTCGTCGTCGGGGTAGCGCAGGCTCAGCTCGAGCTTCGCCTCCGCCGGGATGATGTTGTTCTTCAGCCCGGCGTGGATGGAGCCGACGGTCACGACCGCGACGTCGCGCGGGTCGGTCTCGCGGGAGACGATCGTCTGCAGCCGCATGACGGTGGCCGCCGCCATCACGACGGGGTCGATCGTGGACTGCGGGCGCGACCCGTGTCCGCCGCGGCCGTGCAGGACGACGCTCAGACCGTCCGACGCCGCCATCTGCGTGCCGGGGCGCACGCCGACCACGCCGGCCGGCAGCGGGGTGACGTGCTGGCCGAGCACGATGTCGGGTCTCGGATACCGCTCGAGCACGCCGTCGGTGATCATGGCGCGCGACCCGGCGCCGTACTCCTCGGCGGGCTGGAAGACGGCCACGACCGTGCCCGACCACTCCTCGCGGGTCGCGACGAGGCGCTCCACGGCCCCGAGCAGCGCCGCCACGTGCATGTCGTGACCGCACGCGTGCATCACCGGGACCTCCGCGCCGGAGGGATCCACGCCGCGGGCGGTGCTGGCGTAATCGAGCCCCGTGTGCTCCTCGACGGGGAGGGCGTCCATGTCGGCCCGCAGCCACACGACCGGGCCATCGCCGGGCGCAGCGCCGTGCACCACGGTCACGACACCCGTGCGGCCGACGCCTTCCTCCACCTCGAGGCCGAGCTCGGTGAGATGCCGCACGATGACCCCCGCCGTCCGCGTCTCCTGGAACGACAGCTCGGGATGGCGGTGCAGGTCGCGGTACAGGCTCTCCAGATCGATGCTCATGCGTCGAGCCTAGACGCGGGCCCTCCGGCGGCGCGGACGACGGTCCGGCTCAGCGCAGCCGCGCCGTGGTGCCGCGGACGACGAGCTCGAAGGGCAGCCGCGCCGTCGGCTGCGGGGCCGACGCCGGCCCCTCCAGTTCGGCGAGGATCGCGTCGGCGGCCTGCTCACCCTGGGCGGTGGGGAACTGGTCGATCGTGGTGAGACGGAAGAACCCGCCCAGCTCGTGCCCGTCGATGCCGATCACCGACAGATCCTCGGGCACGCGATAGCCGAGCTCGCGCGCGGCCAGGACGGCGCCGATGGCCATCTCGTCGGAGGCCGCGAAGATCGCGGTGGGTCGTTCGCCGGGGCGCCCCAGCAGCTGCTTGGCGGCGCGGAACCCGCCCTCGATCGTGAAGTCGGCCGGCTCGTACAGCGCCGGCAGAGCCGGGATCCCCGCATCCGCCAGCGCCTGCTCGAACCCCTGCCGGCGCTGGGTGGGGATGTGGAAGTCGATGTCGAACTCGGGGGTCGCGCCGATGTGGGCGATGCGGGTGTGCCCGAGGGAGAGCAGGTGCTGGGTCGCCAGGCGCGCCACGGCGACGTCGTCGACGGTCAGCGTCGTCAGCTGCGGGTTGGGCCCGCCGATCGCGATCACGGGAATGCCGAGGTCGTGCAGGCGCTGGGACTCCTCCCCGCCGAGGGCGATGGAGATCGCGATGACGCCGTCGATCCGCCGGCGGCGCAGGAACGTCTCGAACACCGTGCGGCGCTCGCCCGGGTCGTCGGTGACGCTGTAGAGGGTGATGTCGTACCCGCGCCGCATGAGCGCGGCGGAGATGCCGGCGAGCACCGTGCTGAAGAACCAGCGGTCCAGGAACGGCACCAGCACGCCGATGTTGCGCGTGCGGCCCGACGCGAGGCTCGATGCCGAGGCGGACACGACGTACCCGAGGCGGTCGGCGGCGTCGAGCACGCGCGTGCGCGTCGCGTCGGACACGTGGCCGCGGCCGCTGAGGGCACGCGAGACCGTCGCCGTGGACACGCCGGCCACGCGCGCGACCTCGTCGATGCTCACCATGTCGACCGCCTCCGCGGCGCTCCCGCGGATCAGTCCGCCGCGATCCAGACCGTCGTGTCGACCGGCACGCCCTCGGGTGCGAGCGGACCGCTCGCGGCCACCACCGTGCCGTGCGGGAGCGGCACCGTGGCGCCGTCGACGTTCGCGACGACCGTCAGGCCGTTGTTGCGGAACGCCACGACGCCGTCCCCGAAGCCGTCCAGCCACTCCAGGGCGCCGGCACCGAGCCCTCGGGCGCGGCGCTCGGCGAGCAGCGTGCGGTACAGCGACAGGGTCGACTCCGGGTCCGCCGCCTGCACCTCCCGGGCCAGCTCCCGCCACTGCGCGGGCTGGGGGAGCCAGCTCTCGCCGGTGTGGCTGAAGCCGAAGGCGGGGGCGGAAGGACTCCACGGCAGTGGCACGCGGCATCCGTCGCGTCCGTAGCGCTCGCCCTGGGTGCGGAACCACGTCGGGTCCTGACGCGCGTCGTCGGGCAGGTCGATGGCTTCGGGCAGGCCCAGCTCCTCGCCCTGGTAGACGTAGGCGGAGCCGGGGAGGGCGAGCATGAGCGCCGTCGCGGCGCGTGCGCGGCGCAGGCCCACCTCGGGGATCGGCTGGCCCGGGGAGGCCGGGCCGATGCCGTGTCCCTGGGGGTTCTCCGCCGTCAGCGCGAGCCGCGAGGCGTGGCGGACCACGTCGTGGTTGGACAGCACCCACGTGCTGGGTGCGCCCACCGCGGAGTAGGCCGCGAGCGATTCGGCGATGACGGCACGCAGCTTCGCGGCATCCCACTCGGTCTCGAGGTATTCGAAGTTGAACGCCTGGTGCATCTCGTCCGGCCGCACCCACAGGGCGGTCTTCGCGATGCTCGGCAGCCACGCTTCGGCGCACAGTGCCCGGTCGCCGTCGTACTCCGCGAGCAGTTCGTGCCAGTCGCGGTAGATCTCGTGCACTTCCGGCTGGCCCCAGTACGGCACCGAGCCCTCGTCGCCGCCCATGGAGCCGGCGTCCGGATTCGGGGTGTAGTCGGGCAGGCCCTCCTGCTTGACCAGCCCGTGGGCGACGTCGACGCGGAAACCGTCCACGCCGCGGTCGAGCCAGAAGCGCAGGATGCGGCGGAACTCCTCCCGCACCTCCTCGTTGGACCAGTCGAAGTCGGGCTGGGAGGTGTCGAACAGGTGCAGGTACCACTGCCCCGGCGTCCCGTCGGCTTCGGTGACGCGCGTCCAGGCCGGCCCGCCGAACACGGATTCCCAGTTGTTCGGGGGCAGTTCGCCGTGCTCGCCCGTGCCGTCGCGGAACATGTAGCGCGCCCGCTCGCGGCTCCCAGGGCCTGCGGCCAGGGCGGCCTGGAACCACTCGTGCTGGTCGGAGGAGTGGTTGGGCACGAGGTCGACGATGATGCGGATGCCGCGATCGTGTGCGCCGGCGAGGAGGTCGTCGAAGTCGGCGAGCGTGCCGAAGAGGGGGTCGACGTCGCAGTAGTCGGAGACGTCGTAGCCGGCGTCCTTCTGCGGAGAGCGCTGGAAGGGGCTCAGCCAGATCGCGTCGATCCCCAGCTCGCGCAGGTCGTCCAGGTGCGCCGTCACGCCGGGCAGGTCGCCCACGCCGTCGCCGGATTCGTCCGCGAAGGAGCGGGGGTAGATCTGATAGATGACCGCCGTGCGCCACCACTCCGACCCGGGGGCGGCTGCGGCCGCGTGCTGCGTCTCCTGCTGCGTCGAAGTCATGGCGTCCAGGGTAGTGCAAACGCTTACATCAGTGGTGGGAACGCTCAGGATCCGGCCGGTAGGGTGGCCTGGTGTCCGACCTCGCGCGTGCCGAAAGCCTGATCGGCAGCATCCCCGACTATCCCGAACCGGGCGTGATCTTCCGCGACATCACGCCGCTGCTGGCCGACGCCGCCGCGCTGCACACGAGCATCGACGCCCTCATCGCCCCCTTCGCCGACGAATTCGACGTGGTCGCCGGAATCGAGGCGCGCGGGTTCCTCCTCGCCGGCGCCGCAGCGATCGCCGCGGGCGCGGGGCTGGTGCCGATCCGCAAGGCCGGGAAGCTGCCCCGGCCCGCCGCATCCGTCTCCTACGCACTGGAGTACGGCACCGCCGAGATCGAGATGCACGACGACATCGCCCCCGGCACGCGCGTGCTGCTGATGGATGACGTGCTCGCCACCGGCGGCACCATCGCCGCCGCGCGCGAGCTCGTCACCGGCCTCGGCGGCACCGTCGTGGGCACCGCGGTGCTGCTGGAGATCGACGCCCTCCGAGGGCGCGACGCACTGGGCGACGCTCCGCTGCACGCCCTCTTCCACATCTGACCCGCCGCTCCCGGCCGCCGCTCCCGGCCGCGCAAAACTCAGGAGATCCGGCCTTTCTCGGCCGCTGTCACCGGTGTCGGAGTCGGTATCCCCTGAGATCTGCGCGCTCCGCTGCGCGCCGGGTGCGCCCGGCCAGGGCACGACCCGAGGTGCGGCGCCCGGTCCGTGCGCCGGGTGCTCCGCCGGGTCGGCGACCGGGCGGCGGCATCCAGTCGCGCAGAACTCAGGAGATCCGGCCGTTCCGGGCTGCTGTCACCGGTGTCGGAGTCGGTATCTCCTGAGTTCTGCGCGCGGCCCCCGCCGCACCGCGCCGGGAAGAAGGTCGTCGTTAGGCCAGGATGCCGCCGCCGAGGTTCACCGGACTGCCCTCGATGTTGCCCACGATGCCCCGGATCACCCCCGTGCCGTCCTCGCGTCGCAGGCCGTCGTACCAGGCCTGGGTCGCGGCGGGATCGAACGCGTGCGTCTCGTGCGCGCGCTTGCGGGCCCGCAGGACGAGGTCGCCGGCCCGCGTCGAGCGGATGTCCTGGTACCGGCGCAGCGAATCCTCGATGCCGAGGGTGTTGGTGGCGAAGACGATGCCGAGCGCGAAGCTGTCCTCCAGCGCCGAGCACGCACCCTGGCCGATGTCGGGCGTGGTGTTGTGGGCCGCGTCCCCGAGGATCGCCACCCGCCCCCGCACCCACGTGTGGAACGGGTCGATGTCCCAGATCTCGACGCGATTGAGGGATGCGGCGGGGTCGATGGCGTCCAGGAGCGCCCGCACACCGGGTGCCCCCCATCCGCCGAACGCGGCCTCCAGCGGGGCTTTGCCGTCGGCGGCGCGGTCGTAGGGGAGCCCGGCGGGCTGCGGCACGTCGACGAAGAAGTAGAACCGGTCGCCGGCGACGGGCATCACCGCGCAGCGCTTGCCCTCGGCGACGTACGTCGTCCACTGGTCGGCGGGGCCGATGCGCTCGTCGATGGGGACGAGGCCGTTGAAGTTCGTGTACCCCGAGTAGGTGCGCTCGGGGCGGGTGGCGGCATCCGCCGTGACGTAGTCGCG
Coding sequences within:
- a CDS encoding response regulator; this translates as MKILLADDDPQLVRALRITLAAHGYDVVTAPDGAAAVTLAAQEHPDIVVLDLGMPRLDGVRVIQALRGWSEAPILVVSGRTGSADKVEALDAGADDYVTKPFQIDELLARLRALSRRTAAASAEPIVRFGDVVVDLAARAVTRAGSPVHLTPTEWRMLEFLARHPGTLVTRQTLLKELWGSEQVSDSGYLRLYVSQLRKKLEADPAQPQHLLTEQGMGYRLVAD
- a CDS encoding amidohydrolase; the encoded protein is MSIDLESLYRDLHRHPELSFQETRTAGVIVRHLTELGLEVEEGVGRTGVVTVVHGAAPGDGPVVWLRADMDALPVEEHTGLDYASTARGVDPSGAEVPVMHACGHDMHVAALLGAVERLVATREEWSGTVVAVFQPAEEYGAGSRAMITDGVLERYPRPDIVLGQHVTPLPAGVVGVRPGTQMAASDGLSVVLHGRGGHGSRPQSTIDPVVMAAATVMRLQTIVSRETDPRDVAVVTVGSIHAGLKNNIIPAEAKLELSLRYPDDDARDRVLEKVERIVRAEAMASGAEQTPTISTDHTLPPTINDDEATARVTSAFERHFGEGSVVDPGMFTGSEDVSWFARDAGAPLVFWFWGGVDPLAYAEAAAAGTLERDIPTNHSPFYAPVLQPTLSRGVENLVVAAREFLA
- a CDS encoding LacI family DNA-binding transcriptional regulator, coding for MVSIDEVARVAGVSTATVSRALSGRGHVSDATRTRVLDAADRLGYVVSASASSLASGRTRNIGVLVPFLDRWFFSTVLAGISAALMRRGYDITLYSVTDDPGERRTVFETFLRRRRIDGVIAISIALGGEESQRLHDLGIPVIAIGGPNPQLTTLTVDDVAVARLATQHLLSLGHTRIAHIGATPEFDIDFHIPTQRRQGFEQALADAGIPALPALYEPADFTIEGGFRAAKQLLGRPGERPTAIFAASDEMAIGAVLAARELGYRVPEDLSVIGIDGHELGGFFRLTTIDQFPTAQGEQAADAILAELEGPASAPQPTARLPFELVVRGTTARLR
- a CDS encoding glycoside hydrolase family 13 protein, which produces MTSTQQETQHAAAAAPGSEWWRTAVIYQIYPRSFADESGDGVGDLPGVTAHLDDLRELGIDAIWLSPFQRSPQKDAGYDVSDYCDVDPLFGTLADFDDLLAGAHDRGIRIIVDLVPNHSSDQHEWFQAALAAGPGSRERARYMFRDGTGEHGELPPNNWESVFGGPAWTRVTEADGTPGQWYLHLFDTSQPDFDWSNEEVREEFRRILRFWLDRGVDGFRVDVAHGLVKQEGLPDYTPNPDAGSMGGDEGSVPYWGQPEVHEIYRDWHELLAEYDGDRALCAEAWLPSIAKTALWVRPDEMHQAFNFEYLETEWDAAKLRAVIAESLAAYSAVGAPSTWVLSNHDVVRHASRLALTAENPQGHGIGPASPGQPIPEVGLRRARAATALMLALPGSAYVYQGEELGLPEAIDLPDDARQDPTWFRTQGERYGRDGCRVPLPWSPSAPAFGFSHTGESWLPQPAQWRELAREVQAADPESTLSLYRTLLAERRARGLGAGALEWLDGFGDGVVAFRNNGLTVVANVDGATVPLPHGTVVAASGPLAPEGVPVDTTVWIAAD
- a CDS encoding adenine phosphoribosyltransferase, which encodes MVSDLARAESLIGSIPDYPEPGVIFRDITPLLADAAALHTSIDALIAPFADEFDVVAGIEARGFLLAGAAAIAAGAGLVPIRKAGKLPRPAASVSYALEYGTAEIEMHDDIAPGTRVLLMDDVLATGGTIAAARELVTGLGGTVVGTAVLLEIDALRGRDALGDAPLHALFHI
- the hpxO gene encoding FAD-dependent urate hydroxylase HpxO, with amino-acid sequence MKVLVIGAGVGGTSAALALQRLGHDVVVYDQMRENKPVGAALSLWSNGVKVLNWLGLGDAVAALGGRMDLMAYYDGHTGEQMCRFSLDPVTTQTGQRPYPVARADLQALLMDAVGLDRIRLGMRLTGIDDDGTTVTATFADGSTDTADLLIGADGARSFTRDYVTADAATRPERTYSGYTNFNGLVPIDERIGPADQWTTYVAEGKRCAVMPVAGDRFYFFVDVPQPAGLPYDRAADGKAPLEAAFGGWGAPGVRALLDAIDPAASLNRVEIWDIDPFHTWVRGRVAILGDAAHNTTPDIGQGACSALEDSFALGIVFATNTLGIEDSLRRYQDIRSTRAGDLVLRARKRAHETHAFDPAATQAWYDGLRREDGTGVIRGIVGNIEGSPVNLGGGILA